The nucleotide sequence GTCCGCTGATGGCGAGCGATGCGCTTTGCGGCGCCTGCTTTGCCCAGTTGCGGCCGATCACCGAGCCGCTCTGCCCTGTGCTGGGGCTGCCTTTCGATAGCGACCCCGGCGGGGGTGCGTTATCGGCCGAGGCTATTGCCGATCCGCCCCCGTTCGGACGGGCCCGGGCTGCAGTGGCCTATGGCGAGATGGCGGGAACCCTTGTCAGCCATCTCAAATATGGTGATCGACCAGAACTGGCGCGGCTTTGCGCCCGGCTGATGACAGGGGCAGGGCGCCCGTTGTTCCTGGGGGGCCCCATCCTCGTGCCGGTGCCGCTGCATCGGCAGAGGTTGCGCTTTCGGCGCTATAATCAGTCGTTGCTCCTGGCGCAGGAGATTTCCCGACTGACCGGGTTAAAGGTTGATCCCCATCTCGTCGAGCGACACCGTCAGACGCGACAGCAAGTCGGACTTTCGGGTGACGCGCGCGATCGCAATGTGCAGGGGGCGTTTGTCGCCAATCGCGATCTGCTGCGCCGGCTCGGTGGTCGCCCGATCGTGATCATCGACGATGTCTACACCACCGGGGCAACGGTCAAGGCGGTGACCCGCGCGCTCAAGCGGGCCGGGGCGGAGCGGATCGATATCCTGACCTTCGCCCGCGTTGTCATTGGCGGGGAACTCCCCATATAAGATCGAGACAAATGTTTCCGGAGCCCGACAATGGCCAAGGTCGAAATCTATACGACACCCACCTGTCCTTATTGCCATGCGGCCAAGGCGCTGCTGAACGAGAAGGGCGCAGACTATACCGAGATCACTGTGCTCGACCCCGAGCTGCGCGAAGCGATGACCAAGCGCGCCAATGGCCGCCGCACCGTGCCGCAGATCTTTGTCGGAGCTACCCATGTGGGTGGTTATGACGACATGGCTGCGCTGGACCGCGAAGGCGGTCTCGATCCCCTCCTGGCCCAGTAGCTGACCCATGAAGATCGCCGCCATCCAGATGCAGTCCGGGCTTGATCCGGATGCCAATCTTGCAGCGCTCGAGCCGATGATCGCAGAGGCAGCGGAAGCCGGGGCAAGCTATGCGCTGACCCCGGAGGTGACGCTGATTTTCCCCGAAAGCCGGGATCAGCTGCGCTCGGTGGCGGCTCCATTCGAGGGTCATCCGCAATTGGCCCGCGTGGGTGAGCTGGCGCGCCAGCACAAAATGCATGTCCATATCGGTTCGCTGCCCATTCCGCTCGAAGATGGTCGCTTTGCCAATCGGTCGGTGCTGTTCGGGCCGGACGGGGCGATAGTGGCGCATTATGACAAGATCCACCTCTTTGATGCCGATATCGCCGGGCTCAATGCCTATCGCGAAAGTGCAACCTATAAGGGGGGTGACAGGGCAGTGACGGCGCCGCTGGGTGACTTCACCCTCGGCTTTTCCATCTGCTACGACATGCGCTTCCCAAGGCTCTACAATAGCCTCGCCAATGCTGGTGCCGATCTGATCGCTGTGCCCGCTGCCTTCACCGTACCAACGGGGCAGGCGCACTGGCATGTGCTCCTGCGCGCCCGGGCAATTGAGACGGGGTCCTATGTCATCGCTGCCGCTCAGGGTGGCCAGCATGCCAATGGACGGGCCACCTATGGGCATTCGCTGGTGATCGACCCGTGGGGCAAGGTCATCGCCGAGCTCGACCACGACGCGCCGGGCGTTCTCCTCGCCGACATCGATCCGGCTCTTGTGAGGGAAGCCCGCCAACGGGTGCCCGCGCTCGCCAACGCGCGCGACTTTGCCGCGCCCGAACCATTGCAGGGCTAGGCGCGCTCGCTATATGACAATCAGAGGACGCTCTTTTCGGCGTATCCAGAGACGACGACAGACCAAGTGATCCAGTATTCTCTCCAATGTGCGAAGGGGCATAGCTTCGACGCCTGGTTCAAGAACGCCGCCGCCTATGACGAGCAGAAAGCGCGTGGCATTGTCAGCTGTGCCGTTTGCGGGGATGGGCAAGTGGAAAAGGCGCCTATGGCGCCGGCCGTCGCCCGCACCGATCATGAGCGCCGTACCGTCGCTGCCGTACATCCGGAGGCGGCAAAAATCCGCGAGATGCTGCGCGAATATCGTCGCAAGGTCATGAGCGAGGCCGACAATGTCGGCGACAGGTTCGCCGAGGAAGCCCGAAAAATCCATTTCGAGGAAGTCGAGGCGCGCGGCATTTATGGTCAGGCCAGCCAGGACGAGATCGCGGCCCTGATCGAGGATGGCGTTAACTTCATGCCCCTGCCCGATGTGGGCGAGGACAACTGACCGGTTTGCCTCCTGACATTTTATGACGCTTAGGGCATCCAGTACCGGTCTGGTGATTGGAGGTGCCGATGTCGCTGTATACCAAGACAGGCTTTGATGCCGCTCTGGCCTGGCCGGGCGTGACCATGGAAGACCAGTGGGAATCCCATATCGCCAAAGTCGGCGGCAAGGTTTTCTGCCTCCTGTCCGATAATGAGCCGCTACGTCTGGTGTTCAAATGCGGCGAGGGGAGCTTTGACCTGCTCACAGAGCTCGAGGGCGTTTCCCAAGCGGCCTATTTTGCCAAGCGCATGTGGGTGTCGGTGCTCGAAGGTTCGCCTCTGACCGACGACGAGCAGCTCGCCTATATTCGCCGCTCCTACGCGCTGGTCGCAAAGGGGCTCACGCTAAAGCTGCGGTCCGAGTTGGGCATTACCGACGATGTCATGGGGATTTAGGTCGGTCCGATAGGGAGGGTGGAATCCCCGCTATCGAACCTGACCAGACAGTAATCTTGGCAGACCACTGAATGGCTGAGCGCGTGGTAGCACCGGGCATTTGAAATGTCACGACAATTTCATGACGCCGGCCGTGCTGTGGAGAAAGCCGCAGCCGCGATAGAAGCTGTCCAGGTGCGGCTCGTAGTCGACATGGAGCCATTGTGCGCCACGGTCTCGAGCCAGCTGTGCTGATTGTCGCACCAGTTCGGTCGCAATGCCGCGACCGCGAAAGTCGCGGTCCGTGCAGGTGTCGAGGATAAAGGCGTGGAGGCCGCC is from Devosia sp. SD17-2 and encodes:
- a CDS encoding ComF family protein translates to MARGWGEVKDWSQSNWLGSGLSRLGALVLDQLYPPVCAGCGGPLMASDALCGACFAQLRPITEPLCPVLGLPFDSDPGGGALSAEAIADPPPFGRARAAVAYGEMAGTLVSHLKYGDRPELARLCARLMTGAGRPLFLGGPILVPVPLHRQRLRFRRYNQSLLLAQEISRLTGLKVDPHLVERHRQTRQQVGLSGDARDRNVQGAFVANRDLLRRLGGRPIVIIDDVYTTGATVKAVTRALKRAGAERIDILTFARVVIGGELPI
- the grxC gene encoding glutaredoxin 3, encoding MAKVEIYTTPTCPYCHAAKALLNEKGADYTEITVLDPELREAMTKRANGRRTVPQIFVGATHVGGYDDMAALDREGGLDPLLAQ
- a CDS encoding carbon-nitrogen hydrolase family protein; the protein is MKIAAIQMQSGLDPDANLAALEPMIAEAAEAGASYALTPEVTLIFPESRDQLRSVAAPFEGHPQLARVGELARQHKMHVHIGSLPIPLEDGRFANRSVLFGPDGAIVAHYDKIHLFDADIAGLNAYRESATYKGGDRAVTAPLGDFTLGFSICYDMRFPRLYNSLANAGADLIAVPAAFTVPTGQAHWHVLLRARAIETGSYVIAAAQGGQHANGRATYGHSLVIDPWGKVIAELDHDAPGVLLADIDPALVREARQRVPALANARDFAAPEPLQG
- a CDS encoding DUF1178 family protein codes for the protein MIQYSLQCAKGHSFDAWFKNAAAYDEQKARGIVSCAVCGDGQVEKAPMAPAVARTDHERRTVAAVHPEAAKIREMLREYRRKVMSEADNVGDRFAEEARKIHFEEVEARGIYGQASQDEIAALIEDGVNFMPLPDVGEDN
- a CDS encoding MmcQ/YjbR family DNA-binding protein, with amino-acid sequence MSLYTKTGFDAALAWPGVTMEDQWESHIAKVGGKVFCLLSDNEPLRLVFKCGEGSFDLLTELEGVSQAAYFAKRMWVSVLEGSPLTDDEQLAYIRRSYALVAKGLTLKLRSELGITDDVMGI
- a CDS encoding GNAT family N-acetyltransferase, translating into MPRFRIDPFPTDPELDELWRRAWDVSLERSYQDVLARSLGHVGAYADERLIGFVNIAWDGGLHAFILDTCTDRDFRGRGIATELVRQSAQLARDRGAQWLHVDYEPHLDSFYRGCGFLHSTAGVMKLS